One Loxodonta africana isolate mLoxAfr1 chromosome 15, mLoxAfr1.hap2, whole genome shotgun sequence genomic window carries:
- the LOC135227746 gene encoding olfactory receptor 8G50-like, translated as MAAGNHSTVTEFLLAGLTEKQELQLPLFLFFLGVHVFTALANLGMITLIGLSSHLHTPMYYFLSSLSFTDLCCSTVITPQMLVNFVTEKNSISYLECMTQLYLFAFFIISEGSMLAVMAYDRYVAICSLLLYTVTMSYQVCSWLVVEVYMMGLIGATAHTFCMLKVVFCKAKITNHYFCDLFPLLELSCSSTYINEGVIFCFSTFNILASILTILASYVSIIASILLICSTVGRSKAFSTCSSHITAVTIFYGSTAFMYLQPSSVCSLNQGKVIIIFYTIIVPMLNSLIYSLRNKDVKVALNKIIEKRLFCNGKDL; from the exons ATGGCAGCAGGAAACCACTCCACAGTGACTGAGTTCCTCCTCGCTGGGCTAACAGAAAAGCAAGAGCTCCAGTtgcctctctttcttttcttcctaggagTCCATGTGTTCACAGCACTGGCAAATCTGGGCATGATCACACTGATTGGGCTCAGTTCTCacctgcacacccccatgtactatttcctcagcagTTTGTCCTTCACTGATCTCTGCTGTTCCACTGTCATTACCCCCCaaatgctggtgaactttgtgacagagaagaacagcatCTCCTACCTTGAATGCATGACTCAGCTCTACctatttgcattttttattatATCAGAAGGCTctatgctggctgtgatggcatATGATCGCTATGTTGCCATCTGTAGTCTATTGCTTTACACTGTCACTATGTCTTATCAGGTCTGCTCCTGGCTGGTAGTTGAGGTATATATGATGGGTTTGATTGGTGCCACAGCTCATACATTTTGCATGCTTAAAGTGGTTTTCTGCAAGGCTAAAATAACCAACCATTACTTCTGTGATCTTTTTCCACTACTGGAACTGTCCTGCTCCAGCACTTATATCAATGAAGGGGTAATTTTCTGCTTCAGTACATTTAATATTCTTGCATCAATCTTGACCATCCTTGCCTCCTATGTCTCCATCATTGCCAGCATTCTGCTCATCTGCTCCACTGTGGGCAGGTCCAAAGCCTTCAGCACATGCAGCTCCCACATCACAGCTGTTACAATCTTCTATGGTTCTACAGCATTCATGTACCTGCAGCCATCAAGTGTTTGCTCCCTGAACCAAGGCAAAGT tattattatattttataccATCATTGTGCCAATGCTGAATTCGctgatctacagcctgaggaataaggatgtcaaagtTGCTCTAAATAAAATCATTGAGAAAAGACTATTTTGCAATGGCAAAGACCTCTAA